A genomic region of Sulfobacillus acidophilus DSM 10332 contains the following coding sequences:
- a CDS encoding Butyrate--CoA ligase (PFAM: AMP-binding enzyme~COGs: COG0365 Acyl-coenzyme A synthetase/AMP-(fatty) acid ligase~InterPro IPR000873~KEGG: tmr:Tmar_1293 AMP-dependent synthetase and ligase~PFAM: AMP-dependent synthetase/ligase~PRIAM: Butyrate--CoA ligase~SPTR: AMP-dependent synthetase and ligase), with the protein MSAEYWNFSTDVIHEWARQRKDRPALYIVEPDGRRRQISFGVLGSVINQTVHYFRDHGIRPGDRVLVMLGKNPAFWPVMVALLQMGAVPMPATTQLTDRDIHFRLSRAESQAAILLPEIATRLSPDVKSLLNVRIAVGSVPDFDLYDPWHLTTPTHLWSHPTRVDDPALLYFTSGTTGHPKMVLHTHDYPRAHHITASYWLGLTADDLHWNLSDTGWAKAAWSSLFGPWMVGATVLVDPLVGRFRPEDLVSILSREPVTSLCAPPTAYRMLVQLDLKPGQFPALRSLAAAGEPLNPEIIAAMERMTGLTVRDGYGQTETVLLIGNPPGAPVKPGSMGRPAPPFTMAVLDDDGQPVVGREGDIALLVSPERPPGLFETYLGDPDEVAKRRRGPWYLTGDRAIQDDEGYFWFVGRADDVIISAGYRIGPFEVESALIEHPAVVEAAAVASPDPVRGAVVKAFVVLRPDVTPSDALVAELQEHVKKTTAPYKYPRRIEFVHELPKTVSGKIRRVELREREWAAPPS; encoded by the coding sequence GTGTCAGCCGAATATTGGAATTTTAGTACCGATGTCATACACGAATGGGCCCGCCAACGAAAAGACCGACCCGCCCTTTATATCGTCGAGCCGGACGGTCGCCGTCGGCAGATTAGTTTCGGTGTACTCGGCTCCGTCATCAATCAAACGGTGCATTATTTCCGTGACCACGGCATTCGACCCGGCGACCGGGTCCTCGTCATGCTCGGCAAAAATCCGGCCTTTTGGCCCGTCATGGTCGCCCTGTTACAAATGGGCGCCGTACCCATGCCCGCCACCACCCAACTCACCGACCGCGATATCCACTTTCGCTTGAGCCGGGCCGAATCCCAGGCCGCCATTTTGCTGCCGGAAATTGCCACCCGCCTCTCCCCTGACGTCAAAAGCCTCTTAAACGTCCGCATAGCGGTCGGATCGGTGCCGGATTTTGACCTGTACGATCCCTGGCATTTGACCACGCCCACCCATTTGTGGAGTCATCCCACCCGCGTCGACGATCCGGCTTTGCTGTATTTCACCAGCGGCACCACCGGCCACCCCAAAATGGTTTTGCATACCCATGATTACCCTCGGGCCCACCACATCACCGCCAGCTATTGGCTAGGATTGACCGCGGACGACCTCCATTGGAATCTGTCCGATACCGGATGGGCGAAAGCCGCCTGGTCTTCCCTGTTTGGTCCCTGGATGGTTGGCGCCACGGTTCTGGTGGATCCGTTGGTGGGCCGGTTTCGGCCGGAAGATCTGGTGTCGATTCTTTCCCGCGAGCCGGTCACCAGTCTCTGTGCCCCGCCCACGGCCTATCGCATGCTCGTCCAACTGGATCTCAAGCCCGGTCAATTTCCTGCCCTCCGATCCCTCGCCGCGGCCGGCGAGCCCTTAAATCCCGAGATCATCGCCGCGATGGAGCGGATGACCGGCCTGACCGTGCGAGACGGCTACGGCCAAACCGAGACCGTCCTCCTCATCGGCAACCCACCGGGAGCACCGGTCAAACCGGGTTCTATGGGGCGTCCGGCTCCGCCCTTCACGATGGCTGTTTTAGATGACGACGGACAACCGGTCGTCGGCCGTGAAGGAGATATCGCTCTGCTCGTATCGCCCGAACGTCCGCCGGGCCTGTTTGAAACATACCTGGGAGATCCCGACGAAGTCGCCAAACGCCGGCGGGGACCGTGGTATCTTACCGGAGATCGGGCGATCCAAGATGACGAGGGGTACTTTTGGTTTGTTGGGCGCGCCGACGACGTGATTATTAGCGCCGGGTATCGGATTGGTCCCTTCGAAGTGGAATCGGCCTTAATTGAACATCCCGCCGTGGTTGAGGCGGCCGCCGTGGCCAGTCCGGATCCCGTACGGGGTGCCGTGGTCAAAGCGTTTGTAGTTCTACGGCCGGACGTCACGCCGTCGGACGCGTTAGTCGCCGAACTACAAGAGCACGTGAAAAAAACCACCGCACCCTATAAATATCCGCGGCGGATTGAATTCGTTCACGAATTGCCGAAAACCGTCTCCGGTAAAATCCGGCGCGTCGAGCTCCGTGAACGCGAGTGGGCAGCGCCCCCCAGCTAA
- a CDS encoding hypothetical protein (PFAM: Protein of unknown function (DUF2892)) — protein sequence MPQDRLIPNVAPADRALRSAVAIFLLFWAWRGALVRWQVVGLGVLDGLLWSTVLTGYCLIYRWLGIRTNHPIR from the coding sequence ATGCCGCAAGACAGGTTAATTCCTAATGTGGCGCCGGCGGATCGGGCTCTACGCAGTGCGGTGGCGATTTTTCTCTTGTTTTGGGCTTGGCGCGGTGCGCTTGTACGTTGGCAAGTGGTCGGGCTCGGCGTGTTGGACGGTCTTTTATGGTCGACGGTTTTGACCGGATATTGTCTTATCTATCGCTGGCTTGGCATTCGGACCAATCACCCCATACGGTAA
- a CDS encoding arginine decarboxylase (PFAM: Orn/Lys/Arg decarboxylase, C-terminal domain; Orn/Lys/Arg decarboxylase, major domain~COGs: COG1982 Arginine/lysine/ornithine decarboxylase~InterPro IPR000310:IPR008286~KEGG: syn:sll1683 lysine decarboxylase~PFAM: Orn/Lys/Arg decarboxylase, major region; Orn/Lys/Arg decarboxylase, C-terminal~PRIAM: Arginine decarboxylase~SPTR: Lysine decarboxylase), giving the protein MPSDFPIIRALERYRHANRQRWHTPGHKGTAPSHGHFLDWVYDITEVGEFSNPLEGPVSASRQLMAETYGALKTWYSVQGATLPVMAAILAANPWRHRIWVDRNAHQAVLHALILGDYTPQWIDPPLLQAGILLPIDDRPMPTDRPGGLVLTRPTYDGLAGPIDQWIASAHRAGQTVVIDEAHGSHWTGDVFPRPAGRLGADLVAQGSHKSEATLTQTGLLHRYSNRIDDDAVDRAWALLATTSPSYLLLAALDRLQGERHQPAYFERWQSFGRTMFSVWEGLAEKGFLVLQKWAHEHGYQVDPARLTLIGPGPIWARHLERVGVVEKVTPGSVTFFLTPATPLEPLVEAIRQLPPTDHPERGLTSISYPRLDGALSPREAWSARHRWVPADEAIGRILAGPLIPYPPGIPLGWPGEVVSPEVLEWLADWRQATGAAIQGLKEQGGRPWIRVVEA; this is encoded by the coding sequence ATGCCTTCCGACTTTCCCATCATTCGGGCGCTGGAACGTTATCGTCACGCAAACCGTCAACGGTGGCACACCCCGGGACACAAGGGGACGGCACCGAGTCACGGGCATTTTCTCGACTGGGTTTATGATATTACCGAGGTGGGGGAATTTTCAAATCCTCTCGAAGGGCCCGTATCAGCCTCCCGACAGTTGATGGCGGAGACCTATGGGGCACTTAAGACCTGGTATTCCGTTCAAGGGGCCACTCTTCCGGTGATGGCGGCGATTTTGGCCGCCAATCCGTGGCGACATCGGATCTGGGTCGATCGCAACGCCCATCAGGCAGTCTTACACGCGTTGATTTTAGGCGATTACACCCCCCAATGGATTGACCCGCCGTTATTGCAAGCGGGGATTTTACTGCCGATTGACGACCGACCGATGCCGACCGACCGACCGGGCGGCTTGGTATTAACCCGTCCAACCTATGACGGGTTGGCCGGTCCGATCGACCAATGGATCGCGAGTGCGCACCGGGCCGGACAAACCGTGGTCATTGACGAAGCCCATGGCAGTCATTGGACGGGAGACGTTTTTCCGCGGCCTGCCGGCCGTTTAGGGGCCGATTTGGTGGCCCAGGGGTCGCATAAATCCGAAGCGACGCTCACCCAAACCGGACTTTTGCATCGGTATTCGAACCGTATCGACGACGACGCGGTCGATCGCGCCTGGGCTCTCTTGGCCACCACCAGCCCATCGTATTTATTGCTGGCCGCCTTGGATCGGCTGCAGGGCGAGCGGCATCAACCGGCGTATTTCGAGAGGTGGCAGTCTTTTGGCCGCACCATGTTTTCGGTCTGGGAGGGCTTAGCCGAGAAGGGGTTTCTGGTGCTGCAAAAATGGGCGCACGAGCACGGCTATCAAGTGGATCCGGCGCGGTTGACGCTAATCGGTCCCGGACCGATTTGGGCCCGCCATTTGGAGCGGGTGGGGGTGGTGGAAAAAGTCACCCCCGGGTCCGTCACATTTTTCCTCACACCGGCCACACCGCTGGAGCCGCTGGTCGAGGCCATCCGTCAGTTACCGCCGACGGATCATCCTGAGCGTGGGCTGACCTCGATTTCTTATCCGCGGTTGGATGGGGCGCTGTCACCTCGGGAGGCTTGGAGTGCCCGTCACCGCTGGGTTCCGGCCGACGAGGCCATCGGACGCATCTTAGCCGGTCCGCTGATCCCCTATCCACCGGGGATTCCGCTCGGCTGGCCGGGGGAGGTCGTGTCGCCGGAGGTCTTGGAGTGGCTGGCCGATTGGCGGCAGGCGACCGGCGCCGCGATTCAGGGGCTAAAAGAACAAGGGGGCAGACCATGGATTCGCGTGGTGGAGGCATAG
- a CDS encoding thymidylate kinase (PFAM: Thymidylate kinase~TIGRFAM: thymidylate kinase~COGs: COG0125 Thymidylate kinase~HAMAP: Thymidylate kinase~InterPro IPR000062:IPR018094~KEGG: aeh:Mlg_1416 thymidylate kinase~PFAM: Thymidylate kinase-like~PRIAM: dTMP kinase~SPTR: Thymidylate kinase;~TIGRFAM: Thymidylate kinase) codes for MDSRGGGIGHWISFEGIDGVGKTTQASRLAEWLVQHGRDALLVREPGGTALGEALRHMILHDVEIHDAWAEFLLFAAARAELVTTVIRPALAAGRWVISDRFTDSSIAYQVFGRGLPWGPVDQVNRWISRGERPDMTVWLDGQPLTARGDDRLEQREAAYFDRVQEGYAWLWAREPNRIYRVPANQPAEAVSDAIKEALIRRWPDLERKGESP; via the coding sequence ATGGATTCGCGTGGTGGAGGCATAGGCCATTGGATTTCTTTTGAGGGCATTGACGGCGTCGGCAAGACGACGCAAGCTTCGCGTTTGGCCGAATGGTTAGTCCAACACGGTCGGGATGCCCTCCTGGTGCGAGAACCGGGCGGCACGGCGCTTGGCGAGGCTTTACGGCATATGATATTACATGATGTAGAGATTCATGATGCGTGGGCGGAATTTTTACTGTTTGCCGCCGCTCGCGCCGAATTGGTCACGACCGTCATTCGCCCGGCCTTGGCTGCGGGGCGCTGGGTGATTTCGGATCGGTTTACGGATTCCAGCATTGCATATCAAGTGTTTGGTCGCGGGTTACCCTGGGGCCCGGTGGATCAGGTGAACCGGTGGATTTCTCGGGGGGAACGCCCGGATATGACCGTTTGGTTAGACGGCCAGCCGTTAACGGCACGCGGTGACGATCGCCTTGAACAGCGGGAGGCGGCCTATTTTGACCGGGTACAAGAAGGCTATGCCTGGCTTTGGGCCCGGGAGCCAAATCGCATTTACCGGGTCCCGGCCAATCAACCGGCCGAGGCGGTCTCGGACGCCATAAAAGAGGCGCTTATCCGGCGGTGGCCGGATTTGGAGCGGAAAGGGGAATCGCCATGA
- a CDS encoding protein of unknown function DUF970 (PFAM: Protein of unknown function (DUF970)~COGs: COG3870 conserved hypothetical protein~InterPro IPR010375~KEGG: sth:STH3257 hypothetical protein~PFAM: Protein of unknown function DUF970~SPTR: Putative uncharacterized protein): MKLVVAILQDKDAQHAISELNRRGFRATKLASTGGFLREGNTTILIGVDEKEVEHVLSVLRRTSSLRKETLTPQTPAHSGEPYVPFPVEVTVGGATVFVLDVDRYEKF, translated from the coding sequence ATGAAACTGGTGGTCGCCATCCTACAAGATAAAGATGCCCAGCATGCGATTAGCGAATTAAATCGGCGCGGATTTCGGGCCACCAAATTGGCGAGTACCGGCGGGTTTTTACGCGAGGGCAATACCACGATCTTGATTGGGGTCGACGAAAAAGAGGTGGAGCACGTTTTGTCGGTATTACGGAGGACCAGTTCGTTACGCAAAGAGACATTGACTCCGCAAACACCCGCCCATAGCGGCGAGCCGTACGTACCGTTTCCGGTCGAGGTCACCGTCGGCGGGGCGACAGTCTTTGTGCTGGATGTTGATCGTTATGAGAAATTCTAG
- a CDS encoding hypothetical protein (COGs: COG2812 DNA polymerase III gamma/tau subunits~KEGG: sab:SAB0433 DNA polymerase III delta prime subunit~SPTR: Probable DNA polymerase III, delta prime subunit) translates to MRNSRYLDEWAGLDEAWAHERVGQALFFEGAESTWERLKPRLVRQLLCEATAQADCTCRSCQTPLDRHPDWRRLTPATRVHIDKEQIVEMTEWAETRPLWSPRKLVVIDPADKLSRVAESHLLKHLEEPPAYLVYALWSSTPDQVLPTIHSRCQHWRLAFSPGDRPAGWSLNILQQKDQMTLDNVLWAARYARERYRSTGRAEWLRFWEALADVHRTLAANGNPDLALGRLYPVWPEGAP, encoded by the coding sequence ATGAGAAATTCTAGATATCTGGACGAGTGGGCCGGACTTGACGAGGCATGGGCCCATGAACGGGTAGGACAAGCCCTCTTTTTCGAAGGCGCGGAGAGCACCTGGGAACGGTTGAAACCGCGGTTGGTGCGGCAACTCTTGTGTGAAGCGACGGCTCAAGCCGATTGTACCTGTCGATCGTGTCAAACGCCGTTGGACCGCCATCCCGACTGGCGCCGATTGACCCCGGCGACCCGTGTGCATATTGATAAGGAACAGATTGTCGAGATGACGGAATGGGCGGAGACACGGCCGTTATGGTCGCCTCGGAAGCTGGTGGTTATCGACCCGGCGGACAAATTGTCGCGGGTGGCGGAAAGTCACCTGTTAAAGCATTTGGAGGAACCGCCGGCCTATCTCGTTTATGCGCTCTGGTCATCGACTCCGGATCAGGTGTTGCCGACGATTCACAGTCGCTGTCAACACTGGCGGTTGGCCTTTTCTCCAGGCGATAGGCCGGCCGGGTGGTCATTAAATATTTTGCAGCAAAAGGATCAGATGACGTTAGACAACGTGCTGTGGGCGGCACGGTATGCCCGCGAACGGTACCGTTCGACGGGGAGGGCGGAGTGGCTGAGGTTTTGGGAAGCGTTAGCCGACGTGCATCGTACCCTGGCCGCCAACGGCAACCCCGATTTGGCGTTGGGGCGGCTTTATCCCGTCTGGCCGGAGGGTGCCCCGTAA
- a CDS encoding Excinuclease ABC C subunit domain protein (PFAM: GIY-YIG catalytic domain~COGs: COG2827 endonuclease containing a URI domain~InterPro IPR000305~KEGG: ank:AnaeK_2851 excinuclease ABC C subunit domain protein~PFAM: Excinuclease ABC, C subunit, N-terminal~SPTR: Excinuclease ABC C subunit domain protein) — protein MWWVYVLRCRDGSFYTGATNHLRRRVESHQAGQGARYTRSRRPVRLWWVSGPYGHSQALRLESRIKRLSHSEKMALPGRTASEGGMG, from the coding sequence ATGTGGTGGGTGTATGTTTTGCGGTGTCGGGACGGCTCCTTTTATACCGGAGCCACCAATCATCTGCGACGTCGGGTGGAGTCCCACCAAGCCGGCCAGGGGGCTCGCTATACACGGAGTCGGCGGCCGGTTCGATTGTGGTGGGTGAGCGGACCCTATGGGCACTCGCAGGCACTGCGGCTGGAGTCCCGCATTAAACGGTTGTCTCACAGTGAGAAAATGGCTCTACCGGGTCGTACGGCGTCCGAAGGGGGTATGGGCTGA
- a CDS encoding Ribosomal RNA small subunit methyltransferase I (PFAM: Tetrapyrrole (Corrin/Porphyrin) Methylases~TIGRFAM: probable S-adenosylmethionine-dependent methyltransferase, YraL family~COGs: COG0313 methyltransferase~HAMAP: Ribosomal RNA small subunit methyltransferase I~InterPro IPR000878:IPR008189~KEGG: tel:tlr1514 tetrapyrrole methylase family protein~PFAM: Tetrapyrrole methylase~SPTR: Ribosomal RNA small subunit methyltransferase I;~TIGRFAM: Uncharacterised protein family UPF0011), with protein MIAKKWVEPGTLYVVGTPIGNQSDWTFRALDVLAEVDRVLAEDTRETRQVFHAHDIHTPLVSLHEHNWRQRLPDIRRWLEAGEALALVSDRGMPAVSDPGQEVVDYCRTEGFPVSVVPGPSAVVTAFAASGFPHPFIFWGFLPRQGRARDTRLEEIRQSPYTQILYEAPHRLADTVDELARHLGDDYPVFIGREMTKRFEEFWRGTLGALRQRSEWRGEWVIVLGPKPPETTRAGEIDWSLLAARVRAQQESGMAINEAIKRVAGEAGVTKRELYRYIHQTD; from the coding sequence ATGATCGCAAAGAAATGGGTAGAACCCGGAACCTTGTATGTGGTCGGCACCCCCATCGGAAATCAGTCCGACTGGACTTTTCGGGCGCTGGACGTATTGGCCGAGGTGGACCGGGTATTAGCCGAAGATACCCGGGAAACCCGGCAGGTGTTTCATGCCCACGATATACACACCCCTCTGGTGTCGTTGCATGAACATAATTGGCGGCAGCGCTTGCCGGATATCCGGCGGTGGCTTGAAGCCGGCGAAGCCCTCGCTTTGGTGAGCGATCGGGGGATGCCGGCGGTGTCCGATCCCGGGCAGGAAGTGGTGGACTACTGTCGAACAGAAGGCTTTCCGGTATCGGTGGTGCCGGGCCCTTCAGCCGTGGTGACCGCGTTTGCCGCTTCCGGATTTCCCCATCCCTTTATCTTTTGGGGGTTTTTGCCGCGCCAGGGGCGGGCACGGGATACGCGACTGGAGGAAATCCGCCAGTCGCCTTATACCCAAATTTTATACGAAGCCCCTCACCGCCTGGCCGATACGGTTGATGAACTGGCACGCCATTTGGGGGACGATTATCCGGTTTTTATCGGTCGAGAGATGACCAAACGGTTTGAGGAATTCTGGCGGGGAACGTTGGGGGCATTACGTCAACGGTCCGAGTGGCGTGGCGAATGGGTTATCGTGCTGGGGCCCAAACCCCCGGAAACCACTCGGGCCGGGGAGATCGATTGGTCTCTCCTCGCGGCCCGCGTGCGTGCTCAACAGGAATCGGGAATGGCGATCAATGAGGCCATTAAACGGGTGGCCGGTGAGGCCGGCGTTACGAAACGAGAGCTTTACCGCTACATCCACCAAACCGATTAA